One genomic region from Bacilli bacterium encodes:
- a CDS encoding YebC/PmpR family DNA-binding transcriptional regulator encodes MGRHFEVRAAAMAGSAAKKSALYMRASKEIYMAAKSGIPDPDSNLALRSAIEKFKGQGVTKDVIDRAVKKASGAGDQEAYIAGRYEAMGPGGSNLIIDTLTDNVNRALVDVRTTITRKGGQLASVGYNFTETGVFAFKGFNRDEVEETLILNDVDVWDVSESEGIVQVSVAPTEFAHARDQLTAMGVKDFDMAEIRMVANDKIKLEGDELVKFQQLLDMLDEVQDVQGVYHNVDMSGEE; translated from the coding sequence ATGGGAAGACATTTTGAGGTTCGAGCCGCTGCGATGGCCGGCTCTGCTGCTAAAAAATCCGCTCTTTATATGCGGGCGAGTAAAGAGATTTATATGGCGGCTAAATCGGGCATTCCCGATCCGGATTCTAACTTAGCGCTTCGCTCCGCCATTGAAAAATTTAAAGGCCAAGGCGTAACGAAAGACGTTATTGATCGGGCGGTCAAGAAGGCTTCCGGCGCGGGCGATCAAGAAGCCTATATTGCCGGTCGCTATGAGGCGATGGGCCCGGGGGGATCCAATCTTATTATCGATACTTTAACCGACAACGTTAATCGGGCGTTGGTTGATGTTCGCACGACCATTACCCGCAAGGGCGGACAATTGGCTTCCGTCGGTTATAACTTTACGGAAACCGGGGTCTTTGCTTTTAAGGGTTTTAACCGGGATGAGGTTGAAGAAACACTTATTCTCAATGACGTTGACGTTTGGGATGTTAGCGAGAGCGAAGGGATTGTTCAAGTTTCAGTTGCCCCCACCGAATTTGCACATGCCCGCGACCAATTAACCGCGATGGGAGTCAAAGATTTTGACATGGCGGAAATTAGAATGGTAGCTAATGATAAGATTAAACTCGAAGGCGATGAACTGGTTAAGTTTCAGCAGCTTCTCGATATGCTGGATGAAGTTCAGGATGTTCAGGGTGTCTATCATAATGTCGATATGAGCGGTGAAGAATAG
- the rplM gene encoding 50S ribosomal protein L13: MQRQTTLAKPLEVVRKWYVVDATDKPLGRLASELALVLMGKNKPSYTPNVDCGDYVIVINAEKVALSGDKLTGKKYFNASKTLGHLRTRSAAEMIANYPEEMVERAVWGMLPKGRLGRQVAKKLFVYRGADHKHEAQQPEVLELRYLGGK, translated from the coding sequence ATGCAACGTCAAACAACTTTAGCAAAACCGCTAGAAGTCGTTCGTAAATGGTATGTCGTCGATGCAACCGACAAACCACTCGGCCGTCTAGCTAGTGAACTTGCCCTTGTTTTAATGGGAAAAAACAAGCCATCTTATACTCCCAATGTCGATTGCGGTGATTACGTCATCGTTATTAACGCAGAAAAAGTCGCCTTAAGTGGTGATAAATTAACTGGTAAAAAATATTTCAATGCCAGTAAGACCCTCGGCCATCTTCGGACCCGTTCAGCGGCGGAAATGATCGCTAACTATCCAGAAGAAATGGTAGAACGGGCTGTTTGGGGCATGCTTCCCAAAGGCCGTTTAGGTCGTCAGGTCGCGAAGAAACTCTTTGTTTATCGGGGAGCCGATCATAAGCATGAGGCTCAACAACCGGAAGTTCTTGAACTTCGTTATTTAGGAGGTAAATAA
- the rpsI gene encoding 30S ribosomal protein S9 — protein MAAKKKTVQYYGTGRRKSSIARVYLVPGKGEITVNGRPVDQYMPYATLVMDLKQPLTLTNNLDKFDVDATVTGGGFTGQAGAIRLGIARALLEAGAERSSLKVAGMLTRNSRSKERKKYGLKAARRAPQFSKR, from the coding sequence ATGGCCGCGAAAAAGAAAACCGTTCAATATTACGGAACCGGTCGGCGTAAATCGTCAATCGCCCGTGTCTATTTAGTTCCCGGTAAAGGTGAAATTACCGTCAATGGTCGTCCCGTTGATCAATATATGCCTTATGCCACGCTGGTTATGGATTTGAAGCAACCATTAACTCTCACCAACAATCTTGATAAATTTGATGTTGATGCCACAGTTACTGGCGGTGGATTTACCGGACAGGCTGGCGCGATTCGGCTTGGCATTGCCCGGGCTCTTCTTGAAGCCGGAGCCGAGCGCTCAAGTTTAAAAGTCGCTGGTATGTTAACCCGGAATTCCCGGAGCAAAGAACGTAAAAAGTACGGTCTTAAAGCTGCGCGTCGGGCACCACAATTCAGCAAGCGTTAA
- a CDS encoding MFS transporter yields the protein MKKAKINSATRTALFFILIMGIVSLLSDMTHEGAKSIYGDFLRLNGASYFSISLISGLGEFLGSSLIFVTGYIASRTKKYWLMTFIGYAINMLAIPALALVMPGGYIWAGALIIAERIGKAIRKPAKNTMVSFVSHKMGVGKSFAMLEVLDQIGAFLGPVMLTGVLLLSKNEDTLTGYRLSFLFLLIPAILCLIFLFIARIKYPKPEDYETAEEVNSEEQLAGKNKQVFIIYIVASLLSAIAFLDFPLISAYISDQGYLSAEYLPLAYAFAMLIDAVGAFIFGLLFDRFGIRLLPYVSLLGVLLTPLIFLTHSLGSVAAGVAIWGLIMGANESVLKAAVATIVPKARRAWGYGLFEGLYGIAWFAGSVLIGLLIEKSITWMVIFCVAVSLLATVFYFMSAYIDSGKKITKEKIDG from the coding sequence ATGAAAAAAGCAAAGATTAATTCAGCGACGCGTACAGCCCTATTTTTTATCCTTATAATGGGAATTGTCAGCCTTCTAAGCGATATGACCCATGAGGGGGCAAAGAGCATTTATGGTGATTTTTTAAGATTAAACGGAGCCTCATACTTTTCGATATCGCTTATATCAGGGCTTGGAGAGTTTTTAGGATCTTCGCTTATCTTTGTTACAGGCTACATTGCCTCGCGGACAAAAAAATATTGGCTGATGACCTTTATTGGTTACGCGATTAATATGCTGGCGATCCCAGCACTGGCCCTGGTAATGCCGGGAGGCTACATTTGGGCGGGTGCCTTGATTATCGCTGAGCGTATCGGCAAGGCGATAAGAAAGCCGGCTAAAAATACGATGGTGAGCTTTGTTTCACATAAAATGGGAGTCGGCAAAAGTTTCGCCATGCTGGAAGTTCTGGATCAAATAGGCGCATTTTTAGGCCCGGTTATGCTGACAGGAGTGCTTCTTTTGTCAAAAAACGAAGATACTTTGACCGGGTATCGTCTTAGTTTTCTCTTTTTGCTTATTCCGGCAATACTATGTTTAATTTTTCTTTTTATCGCCCGAATCAAATATCCGAAGCCGGAGGATTATGAGACGGCGGAAGAAGTAAATAGTGAAGAGCAACTTGCCGGCAAAAATAAACAAGTATTCATTATTTATATTGTGGCCTCTTTATTGAGTGCAATCGCCTTTTTAGATTTTCCGTTGATTAGTGCATATATCAGCGACCAAGGATATCTGTCCGCCGAATATTTACCTTTGGCTTATGCCTTTGCCATGTTAATAGACGCAGTGGGCGCGTTTATTTTTGGCCTTCTTTTTGACCGATTTGGCATTCGTCTTTTACCCTATGTTTCTTTACTTGGAGTTTTGCTGACACCCCTAATTTTTCTCACCCATAGTTTAGGATCAGTGGCTGCCGGTGTTGCCATCTGGGGACTGATAATGGGCGCGAACGAAAGTGTGTTAAAGGCGGCAGTGGCAACGATTGTTCCAAAAGCAAGAAGGGCTTGGGGGTACGGACTTTTCGAGGGGCTATATGGCATTGCCTGGTTTGCTGGTTCAGTCTTGATCGGCTTATTAATTGAGAAAAGCATCACTTGGATGGTCATCTTTTGTGTGGCGGTTTCGCTGTTGGCGACAGTATTTTATTTCATGTCCGCGTATATCGATAGCGGTAAAAAAATAACGAAAGAAAAAATCGATGGATAA
- a CDS encoding NAD(P)H-dependent oxidoreductase subunit E yields the protein MAKNNSIIADNDPRFKDLDHYIDSISDEEGTNLIVLQKAQGIFGFLPIEVLKHISDYKHVPLSELYGVATFYSQFTLTKRGKHTISICLGTACYVRGAQKVLDKVRDILKIEVGETTEDGLFTLENARCLGCCGLAPVMMIDEQVYANLVDLEKIPGILDKYREEEVNE from the coding sequence ATGGCAAAAAATAATTCGATTATTGCGGACAATGATCCCCGGTTTAAAGACCTTGATCATTATATTGATTCCATTAGTGACGAGGAAGGGACAAATCTAATTGTTCTTCAAAAAGCGCAAGGCATTTTTGGCTTTCTGCCGATTGAAGTCTTAAAGCACATAAGTGACTACAAGCATGTTCCGTTAAGTGAACTCTATGGGGTGGCAACTTTCTATAGTCAATTCACCTTAACTAAACGCGGGAAGCACACAATCTCTATCTGCTTGGGAACCGCCTGCTATGTACGCGGAGCTCAGAAGGTGCTAGATAAGGTTAGGGATATTTTAAAAATTGAAGTCGGGGAAACCACCGAAGACGGGCTTTTTACTTTAGAAAATGCCCGTTGCTTAGGCTGCTGTGGGCTGGCTCCGGTGATGATGATTGATGAGCAAGTGTATGCTAATCTAGTCGATTTAGAGAAAATACCGGGCATTCTTGATAAATATCGGGAGGAAGAAGTCAATGAGTAA
- the nuoF gene encoding NADH-quinone oxidoreductase subunit NuoF gives MNAGNHYRVVVGMATCGLSAGANYVYQSMKKEVESLGLTNVDIEVTGCIGSCTYEPIVEVFCPGEEKISYIFMTPEKGVQVVKSHFAGHKPIYEYTLQGYQMAKAFEEELSLDKTNIALSSLDESEMEMDDIPASEPLIRDLKVDLDITHLPFYAKQKRVVMHNCGLINPEDINEYIAMDGYFALAKSLLELKRLEVIDIIMASGLRGRGGAGFPTGVKWKFAYQEPGDEKYFICNADEGDPGAFMDRSLLEGDPHSVIEAMIIAGYAIGAHQGYIYVRAEYPVAVKRLNIALDQAKNMGLLGKNILGSGFDFNIDIRLGAGAFVCGEETALIASVEGKRGMPRNKPPFPAHSGLFNKPTIINNVETLGNVAQIILKGASWFTAMGTQKSPGTKVFALGGKITNTGLVEVPMGITLREIIYDIGGGCPNGKELKAIQTGGPSGGCITTKYLDLPIDFDNLTSIGSMMGSGGMIVMDEDNCMVDIARFYLDFTVSESCGKCTPCREGTKRLLEIVTRISEGKGKLSDINLLEDLGQHLKDTALCALGQTAPNPVLSTLENFKDEYLAHIVDKRCPAHVCKKLLGYEITDDCRGCTKCVRYCPVHAITGKPLAKHHIDPDLCIRCGACFEGCAFHAIVVK, from the coding sequence ATGAATGCCGGCAACCACTACCGGGTTGTCGTTGGAATGGCGACCTGCGGACTTTCGGCCGGGGCAAACTACGTCTATCAATCAATGAAAAAAGAGGTCGAGAGTCTAGGATTGACCAATGTGGATATTGAAGTAACCGGATGTATCGGTTCCTGCACATATGAGCCGATTGTTGAAGTTTTTTGCCCCGGAGAGGAAAAAATCTCTTACATATTCATGACGCCGGAAAAAGGTGTACAAGTAGTGAAGAGCCATTTTGCTGGTCACAAACCGATTTATGAGTATACTCTCCAAGGCTACCAAATGGCGAAAGCCTTTGAAGAAGAGCTAAGTTTGGATAAGACAAACATTGCCCTTTCCTCCCTTGACGAAAGCGAAATGGAAATGGATGACATCCCGGCGAGCGAACCATTAATTCGCGATTTAAAGGTTGATTTAGACATTACGCATCTACCTTTTTATGCGAAACAAAAGCGCGTTGTTATGCATAATTGTGGTTTGATTAACCCGGAAGACATCAATGAATATATTGCGATGGATGGGTATTTTGCCCTGGCTAAATCACTGTTAGAACTAAAACGGTTAGAAGTTATCGATATCATCATGGCCTCAGGTTTAAGAGGAAGAGGGGGCGCAGGATTTCCGACCGGTGTTAAATGGAAATTTGCCTATCAAGAACCAGGTGACGAAAAGTATTTTATCTGTAACGCCGACGAGGGGGATCCGGGCGCTTTCATGGATCGTTCGCTTCTCGAGGGCGACCCCCATTCAGTTATTGAAGCAATGATAATCGCTGGGTATGCCATCGGCGCCCATCAGGGATATATTTATGTGCGAGCGGAGTATCCAGTTGCGGTTAAGCGGCTTAATATTGCTCTTGATCAGGCCAAAAACATGGGATTACTGGGAAAGAATATCCTCGGCAGCGGCTTTGATTTCAATATTGATATTCGGTTGGGAGCCGGGGCTTTTGTCTGCGGTGAGGAAACGGCCTTAATTGCTTCAGTGGAAGGTAAGCGGGGCATGCCCCGCAATAAGCCACCTTTCCCCGCCCACAGTGGTCTGTTTAACAAGCCAACAATTATTAACAATGTCGAAACTTTAGGCAACGTGGCACAGATTATTCTAAAAGGAGCCTCGTGGTTTACCGCGATGGGGACGCAGAAGTCTCCAGGAACAAAAGTGTTCGCTCTAGGAGGAAAAATAACCAATACGGGTTTAGTGGAAGTGCCAATGGGGATTACGTTGCGCGAAATTATCTATGATATTGGCGGAGGGTGTCCCAATGGCAAAGAACTAAAGGCCATCCAAACAGGAGGGCCGTCCGGAGGATGCATCACCACGAAATACTTGGATTTACCGATTGATTTTGACAATTTAACTTCTATCGGTTCAATGATGGGAAGCGGTGGAATGATTGTTATGGACGAAGATAACTGTATGGTTGACATCGCCCGTTTTTACCTTGATTTTACCGTAAGTGAAAGTTGCGGAAAATGTACACCTTGCCGCGAGGGAACGAAGCGTCTATTGGAGATAGTTACCCGCATCAGCGAAGGAAAAGGCAAACTTAGCGATATTAATCTTTTGGAAGATTTAGGTCAGCATTTAAAGGACACGGCTCTTTGCGCCCTTGGACAAACGGCTCCCAATCCGGTTCTTTCAACTTTGGAAAATTTTAAAGACGAATATTTGGCTCACATCGTCGACAAACGGTGTCCAGCGCACGTCTGTAAAAAACTTTTAGGCTACGAAATCACGGATGATTGCCGCGGATGTACCAAGTGTGTCCGTTATTGCCCGGTGCATGCAATTACCGGCAAACCTCTAGCCAAGCATCATATTGATCCCGACCTTTGTATTCGCTGTGGGGCATGTTTTGAAGGCTGTGCCTTCCATGCCATCGTCGTTAAATAG